One part of the Rhodopirellula islandica genome encodes these proteins:
- a CDS encoding transglutaminase family protein, producing the protein MTSFAREDALDWRDWLADDRVVLGALTFGLASFLGGTFATTPACIFVAAVSLMVVVLVRMRWPEPSVAPVSWKARLVRGAVLFASLVGSVLIVFGWRFYPALQGTPNVLLVAVDSIGHASLMLLCVLWVHWPRGGHIMMLVLGMLAVLMSVAGGGLSSTVTAQTALGLTVCIGFVLATRAMSCASSEHQQVVGLRSQSGGAKRISGTLYQFMALFAILVVASATTHATILFLPDVQAGVMAQLNDRLDASSSQGWGGTDRYVSGSRLGNVRESILSDPSAIALSAFADTEPGYLRGNVYDSYSSGRWRTSRKWVFQSPPGSGVRRVAEARFLQPEGVATTLLQDPDDHFRQRFSMRIGELEEEVDSSIELLNWNGVAGNDLGGGQFVGVVEIHGDPSKGRKVFLPASSRWIELAGDGIGITPHGVLGYGVEVRWPWVVGVQEQPPAETLSPDDRDVMVRVESEIRPEIESLTQRLMVGAKSDAERAERATQFFQENFSYSLDPVTVPDGLDPLTHFLRSRHMAHCELFASATALMLRTVGVPTRYVTGYVMTELNEAGDRYLARNRDAHAWVEYYDDEASRWLPVESTPGRSFLSMRRKELALASAGGAGGAEQAEDVASNWFAPILRWWASVRTTDTLVTLFRWLQVPLLVFLVTLLWRRNRHKVDDQRSVRLAAERRRMDRRVRRLGWIRRPSETLHRFASRLEAETTASSSHDELLAAANWYRDHAVQCYRGEDPVTPSLTRKNVSSVQM; encoded by the coding sequence ATGACGTCGTTTGCACGGGAGGACGCGTTGGATTGGCGAGACTGGTTGGCGGATGACCGAGTCGTCTTGGGAGCGTTGACGTTTGGTTTGGCATCGTTCCTTGGCGGGACGTTTGCAACCACGCCGGCTTGCATCTTTGTCGCCGCGGTCAGCCTGATGGTGGTGGTGTTGGTTCGAATGCGGTGGCCGGAACCGAGTGTCGCACCGGTGAGCTGGAAAGCTCGTTTGGTCCGTGGTGCGGTGTTGTTTGCATCGCTGGTGGGTTCGGTCCTGATTGTCTTTGGTTGGCGTTTTTACCCTGCGCTGCAAGGCACGCCCAATGTGTTGTTGGTCGCGGTGGATTCGATTGGTCACGCCTCGTTGATGTTGCTTTGTGTGCTGTGGGTCCATTGGCCACGGGGTGGGCACATCATGATGTTGGTGTTGGGGATGCTGGCGGTTTTGATGTCGGTTGCTGGCGGTGGGTTGAGCTCCACCGTGACGGCGCAAACGGCATTGGGGCTGACGGTCTGCATTGGTTTTGTCCTGGCGACACGGGCAATGAGCTGCGCGTCATCGGAGCATCAGCAGGTCGTGGGACTTCGCTCGCAGTCCGGTGGGGCCAAACGAATCAGTGGGACGCTGTATCAGTTCATGGCATTGTTCGCCATTTTGGTCGTGGCGTCTGCAACGACTCATGCCACCATTTTGTTTTTGCCTGATGTGCAAGCCGGAGTGATGGCTCAGCTGAACGATCGATTGGATGCCAGTTCCAGCCAGGGTTGGGGCGGGACGGATCGCTATGTCAGCGGTTCGAGATTGGGCAACGTTCGAGAATCCATCCTGAGTGATCCATCGGCGATCGCGTTGAGTGCGTTCGCTGACACGGAGCCCGGGTATCTCCGTGGCAACGTTTACGATTCCTATAGCAGCGGGCGTTGGCGGACGTCTCGGAAATGGGTTTTTCAGTCGCCGCCCGGCAGTGGTGTTCGGCGTGTCGCTGAAGCTCGTTTTTTGCAACCTGAGGGAGTCGCAACCACGCTGCTGCAGGATCCCGATGACCACTTTCGCCAACGTTTTTCCATGCGGATCGGTGAGCTGGAAGAAGAAGTCGATTCGTCCATTGAACTGCTGAATTGGAATGGCGTCGCAGGCAACGACCTGGGCGGCGGGCAATTTGTCGGCGTCGTTGAGATTCATGGTGACCCGAGCAAGGGCCGCAAGGTTTTCTTGCCCGCCTCTTCGCGTTGGATCGAATTGGCAGGCGATGGGATTGGGATCACGCCACACGGGGTGTTGGGCTATGGCGTCGAAGTCCGTTGGCCTTGGGTGGTGGGAGTTCAAGAGCAACCGCCAGCCGAAACATTGAGTCCCGACGATCGCGATGTCATGGTTCGTGTGGAATCCGAAATCCGACCCGAGATTGAAAGTCTGACCCAGCGCTTGATGGTGGGTGCCAAGTCAGACGCGGAACGGGCTGAGCGAGCGACGCAATTCTTCCAAGAGAATTTCTCCTATTCACTCGACCCCGTGACGGTTCCAGACGGGCTGGACCCGTTGACGCACTTTCTTCGAAGCCGGCACATGGCGCACTGCGAATTGTTTGCCAGTGCCACGGCATTGATGCTGCGGACGGTTGGCGTTCCGACGCGTTACGTGACGGGCTATGTGATGACGGAACTCAACGAGGCTGGTGACAGGTACTTGGCCCGCAATCGGGATGCCCATGCGTGGGTGGAGTACTACGACGACGAAGCTTCTCGGTGGTTGCCGGTCGAGTCCACCCCCGGACGGTCCTTCCTTTCCATGCGACGAAAGGAACTCGCGCTTGCCAGTGCAGGAGGTGCAGGGGGAGCGGAGCAAGCCGAAGACGTCGCGAGCAACTGGTTTGCGCCGATACTGCGATGGTGGGCATCGGTGCGAACCACGGACACCCTGGTGACGCTGTTTCGCTGGTTGCAGGTTCCCCTGCTGGTGTTCTTGGTGACACTGTTGTGGCGACGCAATCGGCACAAGGTCGATGATCAACGGAGCGTGCGTTTGGCGGCAGAGCGTCGCCGGATGGACCGACGGGTGCGGCGGTTGGGATGGATTCGGCGGCCAAGCGAAACGCTTCATCGCTTTGCCTCGCGTCTGGAGGCGGAAACGACCGCCAGTTCCTCGCATGATGAGTTGTTGGCGGCGGCGAATTGGTACCGGGATCACGCGGTCCAGTGCTATCGGGGCGAGGACCCCGTGACGCCGTCGCTCACTCGAAAGAACGTCTCAAGCGTTCAAATGTG
- a CDS encoding DUF58 domain-containing protein, which translates to MVLKALRWFNPISWWLALRRSLTGGSVTLLLIGIVSLNIVWGYPWMGMFASCFAMFVVGWGINRVMSPRLKATLDVPLAVRAGEDFVARVSLIHQGRLPALSLYVGLDPNRRKSSRGDLEITVDASAKEWIPEIAPGETATTNQSLTFLRRGVHVMPPVRVESLFPFHLFRSTQWIDSGESMVITPRRLDWDSDVSWQVIHASLRGLAVGLSQGDHQHYVGSREYRAGMPVRRWDFASWARLGKPILREFNSAAKQTVTVFIDTTPGEADARAISASRWRRLSADEDVSLERLLSIASAGLETLVGANVQVRLVVPWQAPSVIQSQERNGKLRSVLCEGASDPTPLLMALAEAEPVDEATAQEVLHAMPQAGGTFHGVVFSRRASDDVDLSGLPDLMWLNINSEPREEFSNVPVFNPPVTNTNRPPTETLA; encoded by the coding sequence ATGGTTTTGAAAGCTCTGCGGTGGTTCAATCCCATCAGCTGGTGGCTGGCGCTGCGTCGGAGTTTGACGGGCGGTTCGGTGACCCTGTTGTTGATTGGGATCGTGTCGTTGAACATTGTTTGGGGCTATCCCTGGATGGGGATGTTCGCCAGTTGCTTCGCCATGTTCGTGGTCGGTTGGGGAATCAACCGGGTCATGTCGCCTCGTTTGAAAGCGACGTTGGATGTGCCCTTGGCGGTTCGAGCGGGGGAGGACTTCGTGGCACGTGTCTCCCTGATTCATCAAGGTCGATTGCCGGCGTTGAGTTTGTATGTCGGATTGGACCCAAACCGCCGCAAGAGCAGTCGCGGAGACCTTGAGATCACCGTGGATGCTTCTGCGAAGGAATGGATTCCCGAGATCGCTCCTGGTGAGACGGCAACGACGAACCAATCGTTGACCTTCCTGCGGCGAGGGGTTCATGTGATGCCGCCAGTCCGTGTGGAGTCGTTGTTTCCATTTCACTTGTTTCGATCAACACAATGGATCGACAGTGGGGAGTCGATGGTGATCACGCCACGTCGACTGGATTGGGACAGCGACGTTTCGTGGCAAGTCATCCATGCCAGCCTTCGGGGGTTGGCCGTTGGTTTGTCGCAAGGTGATCACCAGCACTACGTGGGCAGTCGCGAGTACCGAGCTGGGATGCCGGTTCGGCGATGGGACTTTGCCTCTTGGGCGCGATTGGGAAAACCCATTTTGCGAGAGTTCAATTCGGCGGCGAAGCAGACGGTCACGGTCTTCATTGACACCACTCCAGGTGAAGCGGATGCCCGAGCCATTTCCGCTTCGCGTTGGCGGCGATTGTCCGCCGACGAAGACGTTTCGCTGGAGCGTTTGTTGTCGATTGCTTCGGCTGGTTTGGAAACCTTGGTGGGAGCCAACGTGCAGGTGCGTTTGGTCGTTCCCTGGCAGGCTCCTTCGGTGATTCAAAGTCAGGAGCGCAACGGGAAATTGCGCTCGGTTTTGTGCGAAGGAGCATCCGACCCGACGCCGCTGTTGATGGCTTTGGCAGAAGCCGAGCCGGTTGATGAAGCAACGGCGCAAGAGGTTTTGCATGCGATGCCGCAGGCGGGCGGAACCTTCCACGGCGTCGTGTTTTCACGCCGAGCGAGTGATGACGTGGATCTTTCGGGGCTGCCGGATTTGATGTGGCTGAATATCAACTCGGAACCGCGAGAAGAATTTAGCAACGTCCCTGTTTTCAACCCCCCTGTTACCAACACCAATCGTCCGCCAACGGAGACTCTCGCATGA
- a CDS encoding AAA family ATPase produces MSASQELKSNLPDELLLPWQHLQEVSTRLRQVIRGKEDVIEAVLIALLAEGSVLLEDVPGVGKTTLAKSVSRLIDLEYQRIQCTPDLLPADILGGPIYLQSKGEFEFRPGPVFCNLLVADEVNRASPRTQSALLEAMAESQVTIDGERYDLKHPFMVIATQNPAGFEGTFPLPESQLDRFLFRLTMDYPDMESEIDLLLDQSEAEPVAGLKPVMHADELTLLQTWVRQIRTDRKVAAYVVDLATATRQDSRLRVGCSPRGSKMLMRASQARAVLMGRDFVLPDDVQQLATAVLAHRVSTRHGTATSNESRQIVASIVDQVPVPV; encoded by the coding sequence TTGTCGGCCTCCCAAGAACTCAAGTCCAATTTGCCGGATGAGCTGCTGCTACCCTGGCAGCACTTGCAAGAGGTTTCGACACGGTTGCGGCAGGTGATCCGCGGGAAAGAGGACGTGATCGAAGCGGTGTTGATCGCATTGTTGGCGGAAGGCTCCGTGTTGCTGGAAGATGTTCCTGGCGTGGGCAAGACAACGCTCGCGAAATCGGTTTCGCGATTGATTGATTTGGAATACCAACGGATTCAATGCACGCCTGACCTGTTGCCAGCAGATATCTTGGGCGGACCGATTTACTTGCAGTCCAAGGGGGAGTTTGAGTTTCGTCCGGGGCCTGTGTTCTGCAATCTGTTGGTGGCCGATGAGGTCAACCGAGCGTCCCCGCGAACGCAGAGTGCGCTGTTGGAAGCGATGGCGGAATCGCAGGTCACAATCGATGGTGAACGCTATGACTTGAAGCATCCGTTCATGGTGATTGCGACTCAGAACCCGGCGGGATTTGAAGGCACTTTCCCCTTGCCAGAATCGCAGCTTGACCGATTCCTGTTTCGGTTGACGATGGATTACCCCGACATGGAAAGTGAAATTGATTTGCTGTTGGATCAATCCGAAGCGGAACCCGTGGCCGGATTGAAGCCGGTCATGCATGCCGACGAATTGACATTGCTTCAAACCTGGGTCCGCCAAATTCGAACCGACCGCAAGGTGGCTGCTTACGTCGTCGATTTGGCCACCGCCACCCGACAAGATTCTCGGTTGCGGGTGGGGTGCAGTCCGCGGGGCAGCAAAATGCTGATGCGTGCCTCCCAGGCGCGCGCCGTGTTGATGGGACGAGACTTTGTCTTGCCCGATGACGTTCAGCAATTGGCAACCGCCGTCTTGGCTCACCGGGTGAGCACACGCCACGGAACCGCGACATCCAATGAGAGTCGCCAAATCGTTGCGTCGATCGTGGACCAAGTTCCTGTCCCAGTTTGA
- a CDS encoding GNAT family N-acetyltransferase: MEFLEIEWCTPLYQEALDLRHCVLREPLGLKLTAEELDGEYAELHFGLRNGSEKLAAVVSAKPLTSSSVKLRQMAVAPDRQGEGIGAKLLAEVEASLEQRGYTQFQLHARETAIGFYEKVGYTAIGETFTEISLPHRKMVKPYDGV; this comes from the coding sequence TTGGAATTCCTTGAAATCGAATGGTGCACCCCGTTGTACCAGGAGGCACTGGATCTCAGGCATTGCGTGCTGCGCGAACCGCTGGGGCTGAAGCTGACGGCGGAGGAATTGGACGGTGAATACGCCGAATTGCACTTTGGATTGCGGAATGGTTCCGAAAAATTGGCGGCGGTGGTGTCCGCCAAGCCTTTGACGTCCAGTTCGGTCAAGTTGCGGCAAATGGCGGTTGCCCCGGACCGGCAAGGCGAAGGCATCGGCGCCAAGTTGCTGGCCGAAGTCGAGGCCTCGCTGGAACAGCGGGGGTACACCCAATTCCAATTGCACGCCCGAGAGACAGCGATCGGTTTCTATGAAAAGGTGGGCTACACCGCGATTGGAGAAACCTTCACCGAGATTTCGTTGCCGCATCGCAAGATGGTGAAGCCTTATGATGGTGTCTGA
- a CDS encoding LapA family protein, which translates to MLQKIRWFLSLLAVLVVVIVAFQNQDSVPLTILFFSGEYPLTLLLLGCSGVSFVLGCLMTAWRIRSRHKAQAARTQSARESETKQQDAPTQKASSTKKNGVADNQTAEASIGLDQEAT; encoded by the coding sequence ATGCTCCAGAAAATCCGCTGGTTTCTGTCGTTGCTGGCCGTCTTGGTCGTCGTCATCGTGGCGTTTCAAAACCAAGACTCGGTGCCGCTCACGATTTTGTTTTTCAGTGGTGAATACCCACTGACGTTGCTGCTGCTGGGCTGCTCTGGTGTCAGCTTTGTGCTGGGTTGTTTGATGACGGCGTGGAGAATCCGCAGTCGTCACAAGGCTCAGGCCGCCCGAACTCAGTCAGCCCGGGAATCGGAAACCAAGCAACAGGATGCCCCCACCCAGAAAGCGTCTTCCACCAAGAAAAATGGGGTCGCGGACAACCAAACAGCCGAAGCTTCCATCGGCTTGGATCAGGAAGCGACCTGA
- a CDS encoding DNA polymerase Y subunit UmuC family protein, whose product MGVRLGMPIAQAVDITTTLADQHNSSRSVANQSVPPIPAAIIDEHDRVADRRALHSLATELQSHLCPQIALETLDRFKWAGRFRHDPEALVAEIDGVTHLFSDEPGLLAAAATILKRRHLKARLAIASTLGAAWALATHAPSQTRSKDLTRNNFDFFLAPADRTREALQTLPPSALRLNPTEVETLQRLGIETIGSLLQLPRNGLATRIGHSLCHRIAQALGEVEESILAIDIPTEHTAALELEYPTDAVDLIRDRIIRLIESATASLRPLGRGVLRLRCQVDFTESPPVTLESGLFSPTLDLDHLSNLMIGAFESHACQSKVTHLRLDVLQDAILASTQPSIFGPAFENDTQTDWTRQTDIARLIDSLSGRLGEDSVRGVRINRDPLPEDTVSDFPMTQSRGRKLATPPRRRRSKSKSSATAEDHDESQLRSGDATRKGAPTAHDAGRRPLQLHPSPQRLTPLGDGQEPLGENQFPPRFRYRGRVWKVHQHWGPERIETRWWQGPMVRRDYFRVELEDGVRWWVFRDLNHPANWQLHGSFD is encoded by the coding sequence ATGGGCGTGCGTCTGGGCATGCCGATCGCGCAAGCCGTTGACATCACGACCACGCTGGCCGATCAACACAACTCCAGCCGAAGCGTCGCGAATCAAAGCGTCCCACCCATCCCTGCCGCGATCATCGATGAACACGATCGTGTGGCCGATCGCCGCGCGTTGCATTCGCTGGCCACGGAACTGCAAAGCCACCTGTGCCCGCAGATCGCACTGGAAACGCTCGACCGATTCAAATGGGCCGGACGCTTTCGACATGACCCCGAGGCGCTCGTCGCTGAAATCGATGGGGTCACCCATCTGTTCAGCGACGAACCAGGCTTGCTCGCCGCCGCGGCCACCATTCTCAAACGCCGTCATTTGAAAGCTCGGTTGGCGATCGCCAGCACACTTGGCGCGGCTTGGGCATTGGCCACTCACGCGCCCTCTCAAACGCGATCCAAAGACCTCACCAGAAACAACTTCGATTTCTTTTTGGCTCCCGCTGATCGCACCCGCGAGGCACTGCAAACGCTGCCCCCATCCGCCTTGCGTTTGAATCCCACCGAGGTGGAAACCTTGCAGCGACTGGGAATCGAAACCATCGGCTCATTGTTGCAATTGCCACGCAATGGATTGGCCACTCGCATCGGCCACAGTTTGTGTCACCGCATCGCCCAAGCACTCGGGGAAGTCGAAGAATCGATTCTCGCGATCGACATTCCGACCGAACACACCGCCGCCTTGGAACTGGAATATCCAACCGATGCCGTCGACCTGATTCGCGACCGCATCATTCGCTTGATCGAATCCGCCACCGCGTCCTTGCGTCCATTGGGAAGAGGCGTGCTGCGTTTGCGCTGCCAAGTCGACTTCACCGAGTCGCCACCCGTGACGCTGGAATCCGGATTGTTCTCGCCGACGCTGGACCTGGATCATCTCAGCAATCTGATGATCGGTGCCTTTGAATCCCATGCCTGCCAATCCAAGGTCACGCACCTGCGGTTGGACGTGTTGCAAGACGCGATCCTGGCCAGCACTCAACCGTCCATTTTCGGGCCCGCCTTCGAAAACGACACTCAAACTGATTGGACACGCCAAACCGACATCGCTCGTTTGATCGATTCTCTGAGCGGTCGCTTGGGCGAAGATTCCGTGCGAGGTGTTCGAATCAATCGCGATCCGCTTCCCGAAGACACCGTGTCGGACTTTCCGATGACGCAATCCCGCGGTCGCAAACTGGCCACCCCACCGAGGCGACGCCGATCCAAATCGAAATCATCGGCCACGGCAGAAGACCACGACGAGTCTCAGCTTCGTTCAGGGGACGCGACTCGCAAGGGGGCCCCCACTGCCCATGATGCCGGACGTCGGCCACTGCAACTGCATCCCTCACCTCAGCGACTCACTCCTTTAGGCGATGGCCAAGAGCCCCTTGGCGAAAATCAATTCCCCCCCCGATTTCGATATCGCGGTCGCGTGTGGAAGGTGCATCAACATTGGGGCCCCGAACGAATCGAAACTCGATGGTGGCAAGGCCCGATGGTTCGCCGTGATTACTTCCGAGTGGAACTGGAGGATGGTGTGCGTTGGTGGGTTTTTCGCGACCTCAATCATCCTGCCAATTGGCAACTTCATGGAAGCTTCGATTGA
- a CDS encoding DUF1592 domain-containing protein, which yields MFAHPFRANARALFALLCWACFSGICLTAEERAPAPSRSLEEIKQHGASHSKYLEPTTRPTETLAPQADLQTFRDVIVPILEESCIDCHGPGNVEGNIQIDTLDPNLLEGADVDWWVEVLAVLNNGEMPPPDELEMDDEDRRTVVEWLSGEIQVASTFRRATSGHSSFRRLTRYETNHALQDLLGLPYEFAKDLPPEAHSDDGFQNSSEMLHMSVKHLETYRQLARQALDRAIVLDKQPAPIHWSISMKQNSQVDRHQQQSKLDQLAEKLKDDPEKQKQEVDALRESFQEIPRDTHYRNLTTGQKVSASWAYNGARYAMDSEDAPRVMPPTSDHVAVLPGGRNQKLIVELGDQVPNQGVMRVRVRASWLREHDTSNDELHPPSLQLDFGWRASNEGRADMRVSLADQPITASPDEPQIYEWDVPLGDIYPRNSVRGASKMGAMPSPSEYIRFVNSSVSKAAIQIDHVEVVAPVNDQWPPASHQRIFFASEHRDDELQYASEILTSFMRQAWRRPPSDAELQRKLKLFTAIRGQCESMEEATSEVLASVLSSPNFLYVVRETETEPSESDSDLDRLTPHELATRLALFLWCSVPDDELLELADNGRLTSADELNNQIDRMLTDPKAERFSQQFVHQWLDLQLLDFLNGAETKPRLSPSLKEAMQREPIAFFHEMLQQDESVLHFIHADFAMVNERLAQHYGIPHVHGNHFRRVSLQSDPRRGGLLTQAGLLAMNSDGTNSHPLKRGVWLLESILNDPPPPPPPAVPEIDLADPEIAKMTLIERMEDHRNHPACMSCHSKIDPWGIAFENYDAVGRWRNSINGKPVDATATLFNQQELSGVEGLKRYLLEDRQDQFVRAMVHKLATFALGRPLTFADHSSVDQITAEVRQQDDGLATMIRQLVASDLFQSK from the coding sequence ATGTTCGCCCACCCATTCCGTGCGAATGCGCGTGCACTGTTCGCATTGCTTTGCTGGGCTTGTTTCTCGGGAATCTGCCTGACAGCGGAAGAGCGTGCGCCCGCCCCCTCCCGGTCCTTGGAAGAAATCAAACAGCACGGCGCAAGTCACTCGAAATACCTGGAACCCACCACTCGTCCGACCGAGACACTGGCACCTCAAGCCGACCTGCAAACCTTTCGCGACGTCATCGTTCCCATTTTGGAAGAGTCTTGCATCGACTGCCATGGGCCCGGCAATGTCGAGGGCAACATCCAAATCGACACGCTCGATCCGAACTTGCTGGAAGGCGCTGACGTGGATTGGTGGGTGGAAGTCTTGGCCGTGCTCAACAACGGTGAGATGCCGCCGCCGGACGAACTGGAGATGGACGACGAGGACCGCCGCACCGTCGTCGAGTGGCTGTCGGGCGAAATCCAAGTCGCCTCCACCTTTCGACGTGCCACCAGCGGCCACTCGTCATTCCGTCGATTGACGCGTTACGAAACCAATCATGCGTTGCAGGATCTTCTCGGGCTGCCTTACGAGTTTGCCAAGGACCTGCCTCCCGAAGCTCACTCGGACGATGGCTTCCAAAACAGCTCCGAGATGCTGCACATGTCCGTCAAGCACTTGGAAACCTATCGCCAATTGGCCCGACAAGCCCTCGACCGAGCCATCGTGTTGGACAAACAACCGGCTCCAATCCACTGGAGCATCAGCATGAAACAGAACAGCCAGGTCGACCGGCACCAACAGCAATCCAAACTCGATCAACTGGCCGAAAAACTCAAAGACGATCCTGAAAAGCAAAAGCAAGAAGTCGACGCGCTTCGCGAAAGCTTTCAAGAGATCCCACGAGACACCCATTACAGAAACTTGACGACCGGGCAAAAGGTCTCAGCCAGCTGGGCTTACAACGGGGCTCGCTATGCGATGGATTCCGAAGATGCACCGCGAGTCATGCCGCCCACCTCGGATCACGTCGCCGTGCTGCCCGGCGGTCGGAATCAAAAGCTGATCGTGGAACTGGGCGACCAAGTTCCCAACCAAGGCGTGATGCGAGTTCGCGTTCGGGCCTCTTGGTTGCGTGAGCACGACACGTCGAACGACGAATTGCACCCGCCCAGTTTGCAACTGGATTTCGGCTGGCGAGCCAGCAACGAGGGCCGCGCCGACATGCGTGTGAGCCTCGCCGACCAACCAATCACTGCATCCCCCGACGAACCGCAGATCTATGAGTGGGACGTTCCGCTGGGCGACATCTACCCACGCAACTCCGTCCGCGGAGCCTCCAAGATGGGAGCGATGCCCAGCCCTTCGGAGTACATCCGGTTCGTCAACAGTTCGGTTTCCAAAGCAGCCATCCAAATCGACCATGTTGAGGTCGTCGCTCCCGTCAACGATCAGTGGCCCCCCGCATCTCACCAACGCATCTTCTTTGCCAGTGAACATCGTGACGATGAACTGCAATACGCCAGCGAAATCCTGACGTCGTTCATGCGACAAGCCTGGCGGCGACCTCCCAGCGATGCGGAGTTGCAACGCAAACTCAAACTTTTCACTGCCATTCGCGGCCAGTGTGAATCCATGGAAGAAGCCACCTCGGAAGTGCTGGCCTCGGTCCTTTCCTCGCCGAACTTTCTGTACGTCGTTCGCGAGACTGAAACCGAGCCGTCCGAATCGGACTCCGACCTCGATCGATTGACACCCCATGAACTGGCAACGCGACTGGCGCTGTTTTTGTGGTGCAGTGTCCCAGACGATGAGTTACTCGAACTCGCCGACAATGGCCGACTGACCTCCGCCGATGAACTGAACAATCAAATCGACCGAATGCTGACCGACCCCAAAGCGGAACGCTTCAGCCAACAATTTGTTCATCAATGGCTCGACCTCCAACTCCTGGACTTCCTCAACGGCGCCGAAACCAAACCGAGGCTCAGCCCCTCGCTCAAAGAGGCGATGCAGCGAGAACCGATCGCATTCTTTCACGAAATGCTGCAGCAGGACGAAAGCGTGCTGCACTTCATCCACGCTGATTTCGCGATGGTCAATGAACGTCTGGCTCAGCACTACGGGATCCCCCACGTCCACGGCAACCACTTTCGCCGAGTCTCCCTGCAATCCGATCCTCGACGCGGCGGCTTGCTGACTCAAGCCGGTTTGCTGGCGATGAACTCGGACGGCACCAACTCACATCCACTCAAGCGTGGCGTGTGGTTGTTGGAAAGCATCCTCAACGATCCACCACCACCACCGCCACCTGCAGTTCCCGAGATTGACCTGGCCGATCCTGAAATCGCCAAGATGACCTTGATCGAACGAATGGAAGATCACCGCAACCATCCCGCCTGCATGTCGTGCCACTCCAAAATTGACCCGTGGGGCATCGCATTTGAAAACTACGACGCGGTCGGTCGTTGGCGCAACTCCATCAACGGCAAACCCGTCGACGCAACCGCCACGCTGTTCAATCAACAGGAACTCTCCGGCGTCGAAGGCCTCAAACGTTACCTGTTGGAAGATCGCCAGGACCAATTTGTTCGCGCGATGGTCCATAAGCTGGCAACCTTCGCCCTCGGGCGTCCGCTCACATTTGCAGACCATTCCAGCGTCGATCAAATCACAGCGGAAGTTCGCCAGCAGGACGATGGCCTCGCCACGATGATTCGGCAATTGGTCGCCAGCGACCTCTTTCAGTCCAAGTGA